One window from the genome of Natrialba magadii ATCC 43099 encodes:
- the radA gene encoding DNA repair and recombination protein RadA produces the protein MADADLETLPGVGPATADKLHDAGFDSFQSLAVASPSELSNTADVGESTAADIVNAARDAADVGGFETGSTVLERRNEIGKLSWQIDEVDELLGGGIETQSITEVYGEFGSGKSQVTHQMAVNVQLPKEVGGLHGAAMFIDSEDTFRPERIDDMVRGLPEEAINAALEDREIEGSAGDEDAVDELVDDVLDKIHVAKAFNSNHQMLLAEKAKELASEHEEAEYPIRLLCVDSLTAHFRAEYVGRGELAERQQKLNKHLHDLDKVGNLYNTSVIVTNQVASNPDSFFGDPTQPIGGNILGHKSTFRMYLRKSKGDKRIVRLVDAPNLADGEAVMRVQDEGLKPE, from the coding sequence ATGGCAGACGCAGACCTCGAGACACTCCCGGGCGTCGGACCGGCAACCGCAGACAAACTCCACGACGCAGGCTTCGATTCCTTCCAGAGCCTCGCCGTCGCTTCTCCCTCTGAACTCTCGAACACCGCGGACGTCGGCGAATCGACGGCCGCAGATATCGTCAACGCCGCACGTGACGCCGCCGACGTCGGTGGCTTCGAAACCGGCTCGACCGTACTCGAGCGACGGAACGAGATCGGCAAACTGAGCTGGCAGATCGACGAAGTCGACGAACTCCTCGGCGGCGGTATCGAAACCCAGTCGATCACCGAAGTGTACGGTGAGTTCGGCTCCGGAAAGTCCCAGGTCACCCACCAGATGGCCGTCAACGTCCAGCTTCCGAAGGAAGTCGGTGGCCTCCACGGCGCCGCGATGTTCATCGACTCCGAGGACACCTTCCGACCGGAACGGATCGACGACATGGTCCGCGGCCTCCCCGAGGAAGCGATCAACGCCGCACTCGAGGACCGCGAAATCGAGGGCTCGGCTGGTGACGAGGATGCGGTCGACGAACTCGTCGACGACGTGCTCGACAAGATCCACGTCGCGAAGGCGTTCAACTCCAACCACCAGATGCTGCTTGCCGAGAAGGCGAAGGAACTGGCGAGTGAGCACGAGGAGGCCGAGTATCCGATCCGCCTCCTCTGTGTCGACTCGCTGACCGCTCACTTCCGTGCAGAGTACGTCGGTCGTGGTGAACTCGCAGAGCGCCAGCAGAAACTCAACAAGCACCTGCACGACCTCGACAAGGTCGGAAACCTCTACAACACGTCCGTTATCGTGACGAACCAGGTTGCCTCGAACCCGGACTCGTTCTTCGGCGACCCAACGCAGCCGATCGGTGGCAACATTCTGGGCCACAAGTCGACGTTCCGGATGTACCTTCGCAAGTCCAAGGGTGACAAGCGGATCGTTCGTCTGGTCGACGCACCGAACCTCGCCGACGGCGAGGCGGTCATGCGCGTTCAGGACGAAGGGCTGAAACCAGAGTAA
- a CDS encoding translation initiation factor IF-6 — translation MQRLAFAGSAYVGVFARATDSCVLVRPDVDDDIVADLTDELAVPAIQTTVGGSSTVGALATGNENGLLVSSRVLEYERERLEADVDLPVAELPGSINAAGNVVLANDYGAYVHPDLPREAIQIIKDTLDVPVERGDLAGVRTVGTAAVATNSGVLCHPKATDEELDVLEETLDVRADVGTINYGAPLVGSGLLANESGYVVGEDTTGPELGRIEDTLGYLD, via the coding sequence TTGCAGCGACTCGCCTTCGCCGGGTCGGCCTACGTCGGCGTCTTCGCCCGTGCGACCGACTCGTGCGTGCTCGTTCGCCCGGACGTCGACGACGATATCGTCGCCGACCTGACCGACGAACTCGCGGTTCCCGCGATCCAGACAACTGTCGGCGGTTCCTCGACCGTCGGCGCGCTAGCGACGGGTAACGAAAACGGCCTCCTCGTCAGCTCCCGCGTACTCGAGTACGAGCGCGAGCGACTCGAAGCGGACGTCGACCTGCCCGTCGCGGAGTTGCCCGGTAGTATCAACGCCGCCGGGAACGTCGTCCTCGCGAACGACTACGGGGCCTACGTCCATCCGGACCTGCCTCGTGAGGCAATCCAGATCATCAAGGACACACTCGACGTGCCGGTCGAACGCGGCGATCTCGCGGGTGTTCGCACCGTCGGCACCGCTGCGGTCGCGACGAATTCGGGCGTGCTCTGTCACCCAAAGGCGACCGACGAGGAACTCGACGTACTCGAGGAGACGCTCGACGTTCGCGCGGACGTCGGGACGATCAACTACGGTGCGCCCCTGGTCGGGTCGGGGCTGTTGGCCAACGAGTCGGGCTACGTCGTCGGTGAGGACACGACGGGTCCTGAACTCGGCCGGATCGAGGATACGCTCGGCTATCTGGACTAA
- a CDS encoding outer membrane protein assembly factor BamB family protein, with product MTEWTQCEGDEQRSGVRRAVSDPVRVEAGWTADLVGTVGPPVLDRDTVFVGTDRGNCYAFDRETGRRRWVVETMTATDTAPVRTRDRLFFGTTDGTIHAVDPATGEQYWQLELPTSLTTPLLYADGDLYAGHEDGLTAIATAAGDEVEAFDLDGDNGEAVEEPGTVRWTVETDTPVTGAPVIARPPETGRERAPLQEQTARPSFDAELEPESDQNLGQELDGSMELNDSIDIDTESDEPWDSPRIYAATADEHVHCLASDDGEGIWTAPTNDVATNALTVADGRVYVADAGGTLLALNAGTGQTWFTYTITGGFTSSATVLTDEGTTLVGANDGYAHVTDTTFGRRKLRGWLFSKKGVALDGEVQASPVVAGDVLCVGDTTGSLYGLDLTDDCDHLWHHGFEDPITATPAVGDGELFVGTGDRLVQLEWSDELSLP from the coding sequence GTGACAGAATGGACTCAGTGCGAGGGCGACGAGCAACGCTCGGGTGTCCGGCGAGCCGTCTCCGACCCCGTCCGCGTCGAAGCGGGGTGGACAGCCGACCTCGTCGGCACTGTTGGCCCGCCGGTTCTCGACCGCGATACCGTCTTCGTCGGAACGGACCGAGGGAACTGCTATGCGTTCGACCGTGAGACGGGACGACGACGCTGGGTCGTCGAGACGATGACTGCGACCGACACCGCGCCCGTTCGCACGCGCGACCGCCTGTTTTTCGGAACCACGGACGGGACGATTCACGCCGTGGACCCCGCCACCGGCGAGCAGTACTGGCAACTCGAGTTACCAACCTCGCTCACAACGCCCCTTCTGTATGCGGACGGAGATCTGTACGCCGGCCACGAGGACGGCCTCACCGCGATTGCGACCGCGGCTGGCGACGAGGTGGAAGCGTTCGATCTGGACGGCGACAATGGGGAGGCAGTTGAAGAGCCCGGAACCGTCCGCTGGACGGTCGAGACCGACACGCCGGTGACGGGAGCGCCGGTTATCGCGAGACCGCCGGAGACGGGACGGGAACGAGCACCGCTGCAGGAGCAAACGGCAAGACCGTCGTTCGACGCCGAACTCGAGCCCGAGAGCGACCAGAATCTCGGACAGGAACTCGACGGCAGTATGGAGCTGAACGACAGCATCGACATCGACACCGAGAGCGATGAACCCTGGGACTCGCCGCGCATCTACGCTGCGACGGCCGACGAGCACGTACACTGTCTCGCGAGCGACGACGGTGAAGGCATCTGGACTGCACCCACCAACGATGTCGCGACGAACGCACTCACAGTCGCCGACGGCCGCGTCTACGTCGCCGACGCCGGTGGCACACTGCTCGCGTTGAACGCCGGCACCGGCCAGACCTGGTTCACCTACACGATCACCGGCGGCTTCACCTCGAGTGCAACCGTTCTCACCGACGAAGGAACGACACTCGTCGGCGCGAACGACGGCTACGCCCACGTCACAGACACGACCTTCGGCCGGCGCAAACTGCGCGGCTGGCTCTTCTCGAAAAAAGGCGTTGCCCTCGACGGCGAGGTCCAGGCAAGCCCCGTCGTCGCCGGCGACGTGCTCTGCGTTGGCGACACGACCGGCTCGCTCTACGGCCTGGATCTCACCGACGACTGTGACCATCTCTGGCACCACGGCTTCGAGGACCCCATCACGGCCACACCGGCAGTCGGTGACGGGGAACTGTTCGTTGGAACCGGTGACCGGCTAGTGCAACTCGAGTGGAGCGACGAGTTGTCGCTGCCCTGA
- a CDS encoding tetratricopeptide repeat protein, whose protein sequence is MTDREGDGTGDDSRDHRFSEGEGFSDPYDEFDLDPPELDVDPSKVDPVDSRVVADTLDSQQIASDDVDATELLDVGLSYMQINRYEQATDAFERTAQYAEDERLEQEAWVNKGVAHAELEEWDEAIGAHREALDIDAESEHAATAETNLAYALWEFGETAQALEHAERAVEIDERFAEGWFNRAFFLSERGLSEEALQCIDNAIRLGLRNAKILEEKAEILEDLGEYDEAEEIAEEANELRERAEQQMMEDRREMEGQPTGAGGGATDPAGDIADPGREADRDSEWELE, encoded by the coding sequence ATGACTGACCGAGAGGGAGACGGAACCGGAGACGACTCTCGCGACCATCGCTTCTCCGAAGGAGAGGGGTTCAGCGACCCCTACGACGAGTTCGACCTCGACCCGCCGGAACTGGACGTCGACCCCTCGAAGGTCGACCCGGTCGACTCCCGCGTCGTCGCCGACACGCTCGACAGCCAGCAGATCGCAAGCGACGACGTCGACGCCACGGAACTGCTCGACGTCGGCCTGAGCTACATGCAGATCAACCGCTACGAGCAGGCGACCGACGCCTTCGAGCGGACCGCCCAGTACGCAGAGGACGAGCGACTCGAGCAGGAAGCTTGGGTCAACAAGGGCGTCGCTCACGCCGAACTCGAGGAGTGGGACGAGGCGATCGGTGCCCACCGAGAGGCCCTGGATATCGACGCCGAGAGCGAACACGCTGCGACGGCCGAGACAAACCTCGCCTACGCCCTCTGGGAGTTTGGTGAGACCGCACAGGCGCTCGAACACGCCGAGCGAGCCGTCGAGATCGACGAGCGCTTCGCCGAGGGCTGGTTCAACCGCGCCTTCTTCCTCTCAGAGCGCGGCCTCTCCGAGGAGGCCCTGCAGTGTATCGACAACGCGATCCGACTCGGGCTTCGAAACGCCAAGATCCTCGAGGAGAAAGCCGAAATTCTCGAAGATCTCGGCGAGTACGACGAGGCCGAAGAGATCGCCGAGGAGGCCAACGAACTGCGCGAGCGCGCCGAACAGCAGATGATGGAGGATCGTCGAGAAATGGAGGGCCAGCCGACCGGTGCGGGCGGCGGTGCAACCGATCCCGCAGGCGACATCGCCGACCCCGGCCGCGAAGCCGACCGCGACAGCGAGTGGGAACTCGAGTAA
- a CDS encoding 50S ribosomal protein L39e yields MGKKSKGKKKRLAKLENQNSRVPAWVMMKTDMEVQRNPKRRNWRRNDTDE; encoded by the coding sequence ATGGGTAAGAAATCGAAGGGCAAGAAGAAGCGACTTGCCAAACTCGAGAACCAGAACAGCCGCGTTCCGGCCTGGGTTATGATGAAGACGGACATGGAAGTCCAGCGGAACCCGAAGCGACGCAACTGGCGGCGTAACGACACCGACGAGTAA
- a CDS encoding DUF424 domain-containing protein: MIINERQTQEGLLVAVCDSDALGETFEGDDLSLTVTEEFYGGDEADEDAVIDSLARADVANIVGTRSVELAIEAGFIDEANVLEVGETHHAQLLRMY, translated from the coding sequence ATGATCATCAACGAACGCCAGACACAGGAGGGGTTACTCGTTGCGGTCTGTGACAGCGATGCCCTCGGTGAGACGTTCGAAGGCGACGACCTCTCGCTGACCGTCACGGAGGAGTTCTACGGCGGCGACGAGGCGGACGAGGATGCCGTTATCGACAGTCTCGCGCGGGCGGACGTGGCTAACATCGTCGGCACCCGATCGGTCGAACTCGCGATCGAGGCGGGCTTCATCGACGAGGCGAACGTGCTCGAGGTCGGCGAGACCCACCACGCGCAGTTGTTGCGGATGTACTGA
- a CDS encoding ABC transporter substrate-binding protein, whose protein sequence is MNHNVISTSPSSTEILYALGVEPVAVSHACDFPPEAADLPTIDASKVDAEASADRHEQVRAATANGHLYQMDAERIDDADPDLIVTQGVCGVCAVDDVLVDETLADLDADPEVLALDASRLEDVLECIHDVGRVTGTEARADELVTGLRERIATLEERVPAAPRPRMAVLEWMDPARPAGTWVPDIVELAGGEYGLSEPGERSAPVEWDSFLAYDPEVLVVAPCGFDAERTREQFGELSERPGWEELTAVREDRVFILDGGAYLTRWTPRLVDAAERLATLCHPDEFGEPPADVVRL, encoded by the coding sequence ATGAATCACAACGTTATCTCCACGTCACCGTCCTCGACGGAGATCCTGTATGCACTCGGGGTCGAACCCGTCGCTGTCTCACACGCCTGTGACTTTCCGCCCGAGGCCGCCGACCTGCCGACGATCGACGCCTCGAAGGTCGACGCCGAAGCCAGTGCCGACCGCCACGAACAGGTCCGCGCTGCAACCGCGAACGGCCACCTCTACCAGATGGACGCCGAACGCATCGACGACGCTGACCCCGACCTGATCGTCACGCAAGGTGTCTGCGGCGTCTGCGCGGTCGACGACGTGCTCGTCGACGAAACGCTCGCCGACCTCGATGCCGACCCCGAGGTCCTCGCACTCGACGCCAGCCGACTCGAGGACGTACTCGAGTGCATCCACGACGTCGGCCGAGTCACCGGAACCGAAGCCCGCGCGGACGAGCTCGTCACCGGCCTCCGAGAACGGATCGCCACCCTGGAAGAACGGGTCCCAGCAGCGCCGCGTCCGCGAATGGCGGTACTCGAGTGGATGGATCCCGCCCGGCCGGCAGGCACTTGGGTGCCGGACATAGTCGAACTCGCCGGCGGCGAGTACGGACTGAGTGAGCCGGGCGAGCGCTCGGCACCGGTCGAGTGGGACAGCTTTCTCGCGTACGATCCGGAGGTGCTGGTGGTGGCTCCCTGCGGATTCGACGCGGAGCGGACGCGCGAGCAGTTCGGCGAACTGTCGGAGCGACCGGGCTGGGAGGAGCTGACGGCGGTTCGTGAGGATCGGGTGTTCATCCTCGACGGCGGCGCGTATTTGACGCGGTGGACGCCGCGACTGGTCGACGCTGCGGAGCGCCTGGCGACGCTCTGTCACCCCGACGAATTCGGAGAGCCGCCGGCGGATGTTGTTCGACTCTGA
- a CDS encoding 50S ribosomal protein L31e — protein sequence MSASDFEERVVTVPLRDVKKGANHEAADLAMRLIREHLAKHFAVDEDAIRLDPSINEEIWSQGRANPPRKLRVRAARFDEEGEAVVEAEVAD from the coding sequence ATGAGTGCAAGTGATTTCGAAGAACGCGTTGTAACCGTCCCGCTGCGGGACGTCAAGAAGGGCGCAAACCACGAGGCCGCGGACCTCGCCATGCGACTCATCCGTGAACACCTCGCCAAGCACTTCGCCGTCGACGAGGACGCCATCCGACTCGACCCCTCGATCAACGAGGAAATCTGGTCCCAGGGTCGAGCGAACCCGCCACGCAAGCTCCGCGTCCGCGCGGCTCGCTTCGACGAAGAGGGTGAGGCCGTCGTTGAGGCCGAGGTCGCCGACTAA
- a CDS encoding DUF6159 family protein, with protein sequence MFGSLFARFKTGLAIAKASFGILRREKWLLAFPVMYGLAWVVGLVGLFGGIVAALFGVGYGMALVEQFTTVSEGTADTAVTAFLVAASVGFMFVATSIATFFSAALVHAVGSLFADEPTSLRAGLAGAWESRRTILAWGAVGTVVGLIFQALESQDGWGAQIARSLAGFAWFAMTFFIVPVIVFQEGGVRKSLRESASLFRETWGQVGGISLGVGLVMMPLIVLTALAGIGAPMFALAEPWSVLTFTLVPTLLVIGVLLAVYQAATGIAKTALYKYARDGSLPPEFDGIDPDAITRPRRGGTGMTGQPSNREPGQI encoded by the coding sequence ATGTTCGGGTCCCTGTTCGCCAGATTCAAAACCGGCCTCGCGATCGCAAAAGCCTCGTTTGGCATCCTCCGCCGCGAGAAGTGGCTGCTCGCGTTCCCCGTCATGTACGGCCTTGCCTGGGTCGTCGGACTGGTCGGTCTGTTCGGTGGCATCGTTGCCGCGTTGTTCGGTGTCGGCTACGGGATGGCGCTCGTTGAGCAGTTCACGACAGTCTCGGAAGGGACAGCCGATACGGCAGTCACAGCCTTTCTTGTGGCTGCCTCCGTCGGATTCATGTTCGTCGCCACCTCGATTGCGACGTTCTTCAGCGCGGCGCTCGTCCACGCCGTCGGCAGCCTGTTCGCCGACGAACCGACCAGCCTCCGGGCCGGCCTCGCCGGTGCCTGGGAATCTCGCCGGACGATCCTCGCGTGGGGTGCCGTCGGCACCGTCGTCGGTCTCATCTTCCAGGCACTCGAGAGCCAGGACGGCTGGGGTGCCCAGATTGCCCGCTCGCTGGCCGGCTTCGCCTGGTTCGCGATGACGTTCTTCATCGTCCCAGTCATCGTCTTTCAGGAGGGTGGCGTTCGAAAGTCGCTGCGCGAGAGTGCCAGCCTGTTTCGCGAGACGTGGGGACAGGTCGGTGGGATCAGTCTCGGCGTCGGACTCGTGATGATGCCGCTGATCGTTCTCACTGCGCTCGCCGGCATCGGCGCGCCGATGTTCGCACTCGCCGAGCCGTGGTCGGTGCTCACGTTTACGCTCGTACCGACACTGCTGGTGATCGGCGTCCTGCTGGCGGTCTATCAGGCCGCGACGGGAATCGCGAAGACAGCCCTCTACAAGTACGCCCGCGACGGCTCGTTGCCGCCGGAGTTCGACGGCATCGACCCCGATGCGATCACGCGACCTCGGCGTGGCGGAACCGGGATGACGGGCCAGCCCTCGAACCGCGAGCCGGGACAGATCTAG
- a CDS encoding DsrE family protein has translation MQTVVHLLSGDEGEQDTSLAIAKNLVADESGRIDDVAVVIQASGIEVARAGGRADDDIQELLDDGIAFKACSNTLETVDFGESDLIDGIETVPEGAVEVTQLQTDGYAYVRP, from the coding sequence ATGCAAACCGTCGTACACCTCCTGTCGGGAGACGAGGGCGAACAGGACACGTCACTCGCGATCGCCAAAAACCTCGTCGCGGACGAGAGCGGTCGAATAGACGACGTCGCGGTCGTCATCCAGGCGTCCGGAATCGAGGTGGCCAGAGCCGGTGGCAGAGCAGACGACGACATTCAGGAGCTACTCGACGACGGTATCGCGTTCAAGGCGTGCAGCAATACACTCGAGACGGTCGACTTCGGCGAGTCGGATCTCATCGACGGAATCGAAACGGTTCCCGAAGGGGCCGTCGAGGTGACGCAGTTGCAGACGGACGGCTATGCATACGTTCGGCCGTAG
- the sufU gene encoding Fe-S cluster assembly sulfur transfer protein SufU, which produces MGLGSDMYRQQILDHYKNPRNYGQLEDPTFTHIGENPMCGDEIRMDVKLAEDGDKETIERVAFSGDGCAISQASASMLSSELRGKTIDELLEMDRDDVIDMLGVDISPMRVKCAVLAEKVAQDGAEIYQGELDVEKTTTEDDE; this is translated from the coding sequence ATGGGACTGGGCTCGGATATGTACCGACAGCAGATCCTCGACCACTACAAGAACCCGCGCAACTACGGGCAACTCGAGGATCCAACGTTTACCCACATCGGCGAGAACCCGATGTGTGGCGACGAGATTCGGATGGACGTCAAACTCGCTGAGGACGGCGATAAGGAGACGATCGAACGCGTCGCATTCTCCGGCGACGGCTGTGCGATCAGCCAGGCCTCAGCCAGCATGCTCTCGAGTGAACTCCGCGGAAAGACCATCGATGAACTCCTGGAGATGGACCGCGACGACGTGATCGACATGCTCGGCGTCGACATCTCTCCGATGCGGGTCAAGTGTGCGGTGCTCGCAGAGAAGGTTGCCCAGGATGGGGCGGAGATTTATCAGGGGGAACTCGACGTGGAGAAGACGACGACCGAGGACGACGAGTAA
- the thpR gene encoding RNA 2',3'-cyclic phosphodiesterase, protein MRLFVSVDLPADLANAVADLQDEFSDASGLTFTDPEQAHVTLKFLGDVEEGQLSQLESELETAVDEADVSPFTVRYGGLGVFPDLEYISVLWLGTETGGDELAALHEAIEERTTAMGFEAESHEFTPHVTLARMEHAGGKELVQELVRERAPTIGEARVEEVRLTESTLTDEGPEYSTVARFPLKEC, encoded by the coding sequence ATGCGACTCTTCGTCAGCGTCGACCTTCCGGCCGACCTCGCGAACGCGGTTGCCGACCTCCAGGACGAGTTCAGCGACGCGAGCGGCCTCACCTTCACTGACCCCGAGCAGGCCCACGTGACGCTGAAGTTCCTCGGCGACGTCGAGGAGGGCCAGCTTTCCCAACTCGAGTCCGAACTCGAGACGGCGGTCGACGAGGCGGATGTTTCACCCTTCACCGTCCGCTACGGTGGACTCGGCGTCTTCCCCGATTTGGAGTACATCAGCGTGCTCTGGCTTGGGACCGAAACGGGTGGCGACGAACTGGCGGCCCTGCACGAGGCCATCGAGGAGCGGACGACGGCGATGGGGTTCGAGGCGGAGTCACACGAGTTCACGCCGCACGTCACGCTCGCGCGCATGGAGCACGCGGGCGGGAAGGAGTTGGTGCAGGAGCTCGTCCGCGAGCGAGCGCCAACGATTGGTGAAGCCCGCGTCGAGGAGGTTCGGCTGACCGAGAGTACGCTCACAGATGAGGGACCGGAGTACTCGACGGTTGCGCGGTTTCCGCTCAAGGAATGTTAG
- the ftsY gene encoding signal recognition particle-docking protein FtsY, producing MFDNLKKKLGSFRKDAEEAAEENVEEVDDPAADVDGVESDVEEADIAETADSEPAADAGADVETDVDVDVDVDVDADADAHTTESTDPTDQAVAEPSASTESESTTTTTTTSKTAPSDTALESPAETSAETEAETETEPESDLETAGEVDADPDVADGSETDDAEDAEDTTNNGSTGFGRKAKSFVKGKFVIEEEDLEGPLHELEMALLSSDVEMGVAEEILDNIRDELIGETRTFTTSTGEVVEEALRDAIYDVISVGQFDFDERIAIEDKPVTIIFTGVNGVGKTTSIAKLSRYFEERGYSTVMANGDTYRAGANEQIQEHANALDTKLITHEQGGDPAAVLYDAVEYAEANDVDVVLGDTAGRLHTDEGLMDQLEKIDRVVDPDMTLFVDEAVAGQDAVNRAREFNNAAEIDGAILTKADADSNGGAAISVAHVTGRPILFLGVGQGYDHIERFDPEEMVDRLLEEE from the coding sequence ATGTTCGACAATCTGAAGAAGAAACTCGGAAGCTTCCGGAAGGACGCCGAGGAAGCTGCCGAAGAGAACGTCGAGGAGGTCGACGATCCCGCCGCGGACGTGGATGGTGTCGAGAGCGATGTCGAGGAAGCCGATATAGCCGAGACGGCCGATTCCGAGCCAGCCGCGGATGCTGGTGCAGATGTGGAGACGGATGTCGATGTCGATGTCGATGTCGACGTCGATGCCGATGCCGATGCTCACACCACTGAGTCGACCGACCCAACCGACCAGGCGGTTGCCGAACCGTCAGCTTCCACCGAGTCGGAGTCGACCACGACCACCACCACGACCTCGAAGACAGCCCCGAGCGACACAGCACTCGAGTCCCCGGCCGAGACGAGCGCCGAGACTGAGGCTGAGACTGAGACTGAGCCCGAATCCGACCTCGAAACGGCGGGAGAGGTGGATGCTGATCCCGACGTGGCCGACGGCAGCGAAACTGATGACGCCGAGGACGCCGAGGACACAACCAACAACGGCAGCACCGGCTTCGGCCGCAAGGCCAAATCCTTCGTCAAAGGCAAGTTCGTCATCGAGGAGGAGGACCTCGAGGGGCCACTCCACGAACTCGAGATGGCGCTGCTCTCGAGTGACGTCGAGATGGGCGTCGCCGAGGAAATCCTCGACAACATCCGCGACGAACTCATCGGCGAGACGCGGACGTTCACGACCTCGACCGGCGAGGTCGTCGAGGAGGCGCTCCGGGATGCGATCTACGACGTCATCAGCGTCGGTCAGTTCGACTTCGACGAGCGCATCGCGATCGAGGACAAGCCGGTGACGATCATCTTCACCGGCGTCAACGGCGTCGGGAAGACCACTTCGATCGCAAAGCTCAGCCGCTACTTCGAGGAACGGGGCTACTCCACTGTGATGGCCAACGGCGACACCTATCGCGCCGGGGCCAACGAGCAGATCCAGGAGCACGCCAACGCGCTCGACACGAAACTCATCACCCACGAGCAGGGCGGCGACCCCGCCGCGGTGCTGTACGACGCCGTCGAGTACGCCGAGGCCAACGACGTCGATGTCGTCCTCGGTGACACGGCGGGTCGACTCCACACCGACGAGGGGTTGATGGACCAACTCGAGAAGATCGACCGCGTCGTCGACCCGGACATGACGCTGTTCGTCGACGAGGCGGTGGCCGGCCAGGACGCGGTCAACCGTGCCCGCGAGTTCAACAACGCGGCAGAGATCGACGGTGCGATCCTGACGAAAGCCGACGCCGACTCGAACGGCGGGGCGGCGATTTCGGTCGCACACGTCACCGGTCGTCCGATTCTCTTCCTCGGTGTCGGCCAGGGCTACGACCACATCGAGCGCTTCGATCCGGAGGAGATGGTCGACCGACTGCTCGAGGAGGAGTAG
- the pfdA gene encoding prefoldin subunit alpha: MSQQQLQQLSQELQEIQEQITALEGEVENIRTEQSEVDEAIDALQTLETGSTVQVPLGGGAYLRATIEDIDEAIVELGSDYAAEFEQDDAVGALERKKETLDDRIEELEDEIDEFESESDELESQAQQLQQQAMQQQMQQMGGQPGQDDE; encoded by the coding sequence ATGAGTCAACAACAGCTCCAGCAGCTTTCCCAGGAACTTCAGGAGATACAGGAACAGATCACCGCGCTCGAAGGCGAAGTCGAGAATATTCGCACCGAGCAGAGCGAGGTCGACGAGGCCATCGATGCCCTCCAGACGCTCGAAACTGGTTCGACGGTGCAGGTTCCACTCGGCGGCGGCGCGTACCTGCGCGCAACGATCGAGGATATCGACGAAGCGATCGTCGAACTCGGCTCCGATTACGCCGCAGAGTTCGAACAGGACGACGCCGTCGGCGCACTCGAGCGCAAGAAGGAGACGCTCGACGACCGAATCGAGGAGCTCGAAGACGAAATCGACGAGTTCGAATCCGAGAGCGACGAACTCGAGTCCCAGGCCCAGCAGCTCCAGCAGCAGGCGATGCAACAGCAGATGCAGCAGATGGGCGGCCAGCCGGGCCAGGACGACGAGTAA
- a CDS encoding HD domain-containing protein, translating into MLEEVRSRARPYFEDAPPAHDWHHVERVDALAETLIDRHPDSAGIDEQIVHLAVALHDIGREREDRGEIDCHAMWGAREGSEILRELGATDETVSAVSHCICAHRYSNEIEPETVEAMIVSDADNLDALGAVGVGRVFAHGTAIDSPMYDPAVPVADDETSSGVSQYNHLHKKILDLPDRIHTDVASDLAAERAQFVREFASRFEAEAVGDR; encoded by the coding sequence ATGCTCGAGGAAGTCCGGAGTCGCGCCAGACCGTACTTCGAGGACGCGCCACCGGCCCACGACTGGCATCACGTCGAGCGCGTCGACGCGCTCGCAGAGACGCTCATCGATCGCCATCCTGACTCGGCTGGGATCGACGAACAAATCGTCCACCTCGCGGTCGCCCTCCACGATATCGGCCGGGAGCGCGAGGACCGCGGCGAGATCGACTGTCACGCGATGTGGGGCGCTCGGGAGGGTAGCGAGATCCTCCGGGAACTCGGTGCCACCGATGAGACTGTCTCGGCAGTCTCTCACTGCATCTGTGCGCATCGGTACTCGAACGAGATCGAACCGGAGACCGTCGAGGCGATGATCGTCTCGGATGCGGACAACCTCGATGCGCTCGGCGCGGTTGGCGTCGGTCGCGTCTTCGCTCATGGCACTGCAATCGACTCGCCGATGTACGACCCCGCAGTGCCGGTTGCAGACGACGAGACATCGTCTGGCGTCAGTCAGTACAACCATCTCCACAAGAAGATTCTCGACCTTCCCGATCGGATACACACCGACGTTGCGAGCGACCTCGCCGCCGAGCGTGCACAGTTCGTTCGCGAGTTCGCCAGTCGGTTCGAGGCCGAGGCTGTCGGCGACCGCTAA